ACGTTGACCGCTGCAGTCTTGCACGTTTTACCTTGCTCGTCAACATACCTGAATATGTCCACAGGCTTTATGTCTACCCCGTCTCGAAACATTTCATCGCCGACAAGGATATAAAGAGGCGTTAACGTAATGTTTAGTTTTTCTAAAATCTCCGGGGAAAGATCGCAGGTGCTGTCAGCGGTTATCTTGATCATTTCCACTCCCCTCCCTTGACGCTTCTTCTCCTTTTATGATGATTTTATTCAGTTGCGTCTCTACAATTATGTAAAAATGGTGCGCTTATAACACTATACAAAATATGGCTGACAACCGACAAGCTCGCTGATGTTACACAGGCGAGCTTCAATTTTGTCTCGATACATCTCCGGAGAGCGCAGATATGTTTCCAGTTCCGGCAGAGCCTCGGGGAAATAACGCAGGTAGGTATTTTTTAAGCGTTGTACTACAGCAGGATATGGATTCAGGGTGTCCAGCAAAACCTCCCGGATTCCGCATTCATGAATAGTACGCAACAAACCTGTCAATGACTCTTCCCTATCCGATACTCCCGGCAGCAGCGGGGCGATAAATACCCATACCTTAATACCGGCCCTGATCAATTCGCGGGCGGCAGCGAGGCGCAAGTGCGGCGGCGAAGCCCCGGGTTCCAATACCCGGGCTACGTTTCGATCCAAAGTAGTGATAGTGAACCCTACCTCGCAACCTCTCATCTGCCGAAGTAGCGGAAGATCCCTTAGCACCAGGGAAGATTTGGTCAGAGTATGAACTTCAAGCAATTGATAGTCAGCCAGGATTCTCAGGCTGGACCTTGTGATTTCGTAGACGGCTTCAGCAGGTTGATAGGCGTCGGTTACTGAGCCCACTAAAACCGCACCTTCTGGTCGATTCCGGCGCCCCAATTGTTTGGCCAGAACCTCAGGGAAGTTTACTTTAACGTCCAGGAATCTGCCCCACTTCTCCAGGTGGTTAGTAAATCGGCACATAAAGGAAGCGTAGCAATAGACGCAGGCATGGGCACAGCCCACATACGGATTAATGCAGTACTGATAGCCCGGGACGCCGGTCTTGTTTAGGGCTGACTTGCAGAGTATCTCTCGGACTGCAATATTTTGGAGCACCTGGCCTCCTCCTTGACTGTCAATCCTATGACTTACAAGATTCTAGCCCTTTTCCACGCACGAAACAAGTCTTTTCCCTTTCATATCTATTGCTGGTACTTACCCCTTTAACAGGCCCTACTATATATGCTCTGCCCTGCCCCATAGTAACTGTCGTAAATATGCTGGTACACCTGCACGCACTTCTCTTCAAATATTTTGGGGGTGTATGCTCTGGGGAGTTCGCGGTCCAGTGTATCCTGGATCGCAATCAATACCGCTGCCCGTGTCTGTTGCCGTTTTCGCCAATCAAGGACCAGCTTCTCCTTTTTCAGCGTAACTAAAAGCTCTCTGACCACCTTCTTCACCTGCGACCTGTCTTTTTCAGTCAATTGGGGTTCAGGTTTAATAAGGATATCAAACAAGGCAAGTTCTTCCTCGGTGAGCTGCTCGGCCATGCCGCGCTTTTCTTCTTCGGTGAGCTCCTTGGCGAAGGCCACCAGTCTATCGAACATCAATTCCACATTCAGGGCGCCGCTGTTGTACTCGTCAATGAGCTTCTGGAACCTCTCGGCAAAATCGATCCTGCTCTTGTTAAGACGCACGAGCTTGTTCAGTTTGGCATTGACTAAACCTTTCAGTTTTTCAACTTCCGTATGTTTCCTCGACTTTTCGAAAAACTCCCGCAGGGCTTCAAAATCAATCTCGCTCAGGTCTACCTTTGCATTGTAGCCAGCCGGGTCCTCCTGGATGATATATCCTTCACTGGCAATAGACCGGTCAAGGACTTCCTCAATATCATCCATAATCTCGGAGATGTCAACCGGCGGGGCCAGTGCTCTGATTTTATCGGAAATACATGCGAAAAGATTCTTCTGCTTGGCAAATTCAGAAGCTTCAGGGTCGGGCAATATAGCCTTGTAGAGTTTAACCGTATTCCCCGCCAAGGATTGAAACTGCTGCTTGGTTTGGTCATTCACCACCAAGCGCTCCACAGCATCATCCAAAAGCCCGACCATCTCAAGCCCCGATGCAGCAAGGAGTCTATCTACGTCAATGCCTTTTTCGTGGCAAAAGGCGGTTGTTTCGGTAACAGCTCTCTTAAGCTCATCGACCAGGGCTGCCTTGTCTTTTACCGGCGTATCCACTGAGCCGCCCGCTGCTGGGCTGGCGTATATGGCAAGAGCTTTTTGCAGATTGCGGAACACTCCGATGTAGTCGACTATGGTGCCGCAGGTTTTGTCCTTAAATACCCGGTTCGCCCTGGCGATAGTCTGCATCAAAGTGTGGTTCTTCATGGGCTTATCCAGATAGATGGTATTGACGGCAGGGGCATCGAAGCCTGTCAGCCACATGGAGCAGACAAACACAATCCGTAAAAGGTCATTGGGGTCTTTGAACTTTTTGTCCAGGTCCTCGGTTACCATGCGCTTGCGGTGGGACAGGATGTCCAGGCCCTTTTTTTGAAAGTCTTCAACCTCGTTCTGGCTAGAAGAGACGACCACAGCCATATCGGTTTCCTTCATGTAGTCCAGTTTGTTTCTTATTTCTGTTATCTCTTCCAAAGGACAGGCCAGAAGTTGGCGGTTTAGCTCCTCTATGTACCCTTGCCAATACTTCCGCACCTTGTCATACATCTTGACGGCAGTATACCGGTCGATGGTCACCACCATCGCTTTGCCCATCTCGCCCCGGTTCATGAAATGCTTGACGATATCCTCGGCAATAGTTTCCAACCGGTCATCACGCGTAATGAGGTGATACTCCCTGGCAAATTCCCGTTCCAGCTTTTTT
The sequence above is drawn from the Syntrophothermus lipocalidus DSM 12680 genome and encodes:
- a CDS encoding SPL family radical SAM protein, with the protein product MLQNIAVREILCKSALNKTGVPGYQYCINPYVGCAHACVYCYASFMCRFTNHLEKWGRFLDVKVNFPEVLAKQLGRRNRPEGAVLVGSVTDAYQPAEAVYEITRSSLRILADYQLLEVHTLTKSSLVLRDLPLLRQMRGCEVGFTITTLDRNVARVLEPGASPPHLRLAAARELIRAGIKVWVFIAPLLPGVSDREESLTGLLRTIHECGIREVLLDTLNPYPAVVQRLKNTYLRYFPEALPELETYLRSPEMYRDKIEARLCNISELVGCQPYFV
- a CDS encoding type I restriction endonuclease subunit R, encoding MNQYGEDALIEQPAIALFKQLGWETVNCFHETLGTSGTLGRETTSEVVLTRYLRNALETLNPDAGREAINLAIEEIVRDRSSLSPVQANREVYRLLKDGVKVAYKNADDEETDDVVRIIDWNDPGNNHFLLASQLWVTGEIYKRRADLVGFVNGIPLVFIELKSASKRLEDAYNNNLKDYKNTIPQIFWYNGFIILSNGSQSRIGSMSASWEHFAEWKKINSEGEKGVVSLETMIRGTCAKDKLLDIVENFTLFSDAGGSLVKLIAKNHQYLGVNNAIEAVKRMRENKGRLGVFWHTQGSGKSYSMLFFCQKILRKIHGNWTFVVVTDRTELDDQIYKNFAAAGAVIEQRIQAESREHLKSLLAENHRMVFTLIQKFQSESDGKYPKITDRDDIIVLVDEAHRSQYDTLAANMRSAMPNASFIAFTGTPLMAGEEKTREVFGDYISIYNFRQSIEDRATVPLYYENRIPELQLINENLNDDIQDIIDSADLGEDQEKKLEREFAREYHLITRDDRLETIAEDIVKHFMNRGEMGKAMVVTIDRYTAVKMYDKVRKYWQGYIEELNRQLLACPLEEITEIRNKLDYMKETDMAVVVSSSQNEVEDFQKKGLDILSHRKRMVTEDLDKKFKDPNDLLRIVFVCSMWLTGFDAPAVNTIYLDKPMKNHTLMQTIARANRVFKDKTCGTIVDYIGVFRNLQKALAIYASPAAGGSVDTPVKDKAALVDELKRAVTETTAFCHEKGIDVDRLLAASGLEMVGLLDDAVERLVVNDQTKQQFQSLAGNTVKLYKAILPDPEASEFAKQKNLFACISDKIRALAPPVDISEIMDDIEEVLDRSIASEGYIIQEDPAGYNAKVDLSEIDFEALREFFEKSRKHTEVEKLKGLVNAKLNKLVRLNKSRIDFAERFQKLIDEYNSGALNVELMFDRLVAFAKELTEEEKRGMAEQLTEEELALFDILIKPEPQLTEKDRSQVKKVVRELLVTLKKEKLVLDWRKRQQTRAAVLIAIQDTLDRELPRAYTPKIFEEKCVQVYQHIYDSYYGAGQSIYSRAC